A genomic region of Palaemon carinicauda isolate YSFRI2023 chromosome 22, ASM3689809v2, whole genome shotgun sequence contains the following coding sequences:
- the LOC137615985 gene encoding piggyBac transposable element-derived protein 4-like: protein MSDIEISDSDDSYHPEEDMGDSDSEDYTSMESDIHESDDESFLSLGGGWSRVDVFADKRPNSVPPLRQAYSGVNPNLGISSDSSVIECVKKFITGDIVAHIVECSNERAKHFFEENPELKETVNKRMPSTRLDTFREKILVPMMGNVDPGKNIAIDEALVLWKGRLGFRQFIKTKRARFGIKVFVMCNSEKEWSGYCYNFQIYYGKETSDSYVLPNVPGANELSISEKIVVHLANSVLGQGRHIFVDSWYSSIRLAHFLLTQETLMTGTIRPNRGVPNELRGEKLINHQASFVRKDNTLIVKWNDKREVYVISTCYESTLFVEKQQVLPGGRKISFKKPHMIEKYNDFMGGVDKADQLLEPIDPSRKSLAWFKKLGLHFIMLLMLNSFLLYKNKVNKKSTIKRFILKAVEEIIETHSPKGIEVREKFIAANPRAGRKRKVEEVIHAFIQLAPTPGGNQKPRKRCRVCKVEKKTRYCCDGCPEKPGICSIEHFKEWHKDVGGGPSTSK, encoded by the exons ATGTCTGACATTGAAATTTCGGACAGTGATGATTCATATCATCCAGAGGAGGATATGGGGGATTCAGACAGTGAAGACTATACGTCAATGGAGAGTGATATCCATGAAAGTGACGACGAATCATTCCTTTCTTTAGGTGGTGGATGGTCACGTGTTGATGTTTTTGCCGATAAGAGGCCTAACTCAGTACCTCCCCTAAGGCAGGCCTATAGTGGTGTGAATCCCAACCTTGGAATAAGCAGTGACTCATCAGTGATAGAGTGCGTGAAAAAATTCATCACAGGTGATATTGTAGCGCACATCGTGGAATGTTCAAATGAACGTGCGAAGCATTTTTTTGAAGAAAATCCTGAACTCAAAG AGACTGTAAACAAAAGGATGCCATCTACACGATTGGATACATTTCGTGAAAAGATTCTCGTGCCCATGATGGGAAATGTCGATCCAGGGAAAAATATCGCCATTGATGAAGCATTGGTATTATGGAAAGGACGACTCGGCTTTCGCCAATTTATAAAAACCAAACGTGCTCGCTTTGGCATAAAGGTTTTTGTCATGTGCAACAGTGAAAAAGAGTGGAGTGGATACTGCTACAATTTTCAAATCTATTATGGAAAAGAAACTAGTGACTCTTATGTTTTGCCAAATGTCCCTGGGGCTAATGAGTTGTCTATCAGTGAGAAAATAGTTGTGCATTTGGCAAACTCTGTCCTTGGGCAAGGACGTCACATTTTTGTAGATAGCTGGTATTCGAGTATTCGTTTGGCACACTTTTTGCTCACGCAAGAGACATTGATGACTGGCACCATTCGTCCTAACAGAGGAGTGCCAAATGAACTGAGAGGAGAAAagttgataaaccatcaggcatcatTTGTCAGGAAAGACAATACTTTGATTGTCAAATGGAATGATAAGAGGGAAGTGTATGTTATTTCCACTTGTTATGAATCAACATTATTTGTCGAAAAACAGCAAGTGTTGcctggtggaaggaaaataagtttcaaaaagcctcacatgatagaaaaatataatgattttatggGAGGTGTTGATAAAGCTGATCAGCTTTTGGAACCCATAGATCCAAGCCGCAAGTCTCTGGCATGGTTCAAGAAATTAGGATTGCATTTCATTATGCTTCTCATGCTAAACAGCTTCCTACTTTACAAGAATAAAGTGAACAAAAAAAGCACCATCAAGAGATTCATCCTGAAAGCTGTTGAAGAAATAATTGAGACTCACAGTCCAAAAGGAATTGAAGTGAGAGAGAAGTTTATTGCTGCGAACCCTAGAGCAGGCCGCAAAAGGAAGGTAGAGGAAGTAATTCATGCTTTTATCCAGCTTGCTCCTACACCAGGAGGCAATCAAAAACCCCGGAAGCGGTGCAGAGTATGCAAGGTCGAGAAAAAAACCAGGTATTGCTGCGATGGATGCCCCGAGAAACCAGGCATTTGTAGCATTGAGCATTTCAAGGAATGGCACAAAGATGTTGGTGGTGGTCCATCCACATCAAAATAA